From Paenibacillus graminis:
AGAGGCGCGGACACTGGCGGTGCAGTACAGGAAGCAGGAGCTGGAGAGGGAAAAGCTGCTGGAGAGCATCCGCCGGTATGCGGAGTGGTTCCAGCAGGCTCACCGCGCCGCCGGCCAGAATGATTTCCGGCGTGCAAAAGCGAAAAAGAACGTCTCCCGGCTCCACGCCAAGGAGGCGAGTCTGGAGCGTTTGGAGCTGCACCGGGTAGCGCTGCCGCAGGCCGTGCCTCAGCTAAGCATGAAATTGGAAGGTGAGGTGTTCCGGGGGGATGCTCTTCTGGATATAAGCGGTATTCGTTATGCTTACGGCGAAGGCGCTGCGCTGCTGGAGAACTTCAATCTGACGTTGCGGCGCGGGGACCGGCTTGCAGTACTGGGATCGAACGGTGCCGGCAAGTCCACGCTGCTGAAGCTGATCGCGGGCTTGCTGGCACCTGACCACGGCGAAATTCGCAGGCATCCCCGCACGCGGGTGGGTTATTTTGCCCAGGAGCTGGATGATCTGCCTCTGTCTTCAACCATTCTGGACAGCTTGCTGGAACTGCCGGGTATGACCCGGACGGAAGCCCGGACCATTCTGGGCTGCTTCATGTTCCCGGGGGAGGAGGTGTTCAAGCGGATTGGTGATTTAAGCCTTGGCGAGAAATGCCGTGTGGCTTTCCTCCGGCTGTATTTTGGCCGTGCCAACCTGCTGGTGCTGGATGAGCCAACCAACTATTTGGATATTGACACCCGGGAACAGGTCGAGGAAGCACTCGCAGCCTATCCCGGCGGACTCGTTATCGTCTCGCATGACCGCTATCTCCATGCAGCAGTAGCCAACCGTCTGCTGCTGCTGGAACGGGGAAGCAAGCCCCGGCTGTTTCCGGGTACTTACGAAGAGTATGCTGCCAAGGAGCGCAGCTTTGTACTTACACCGGATGAGCAATCGCGGGAAGGAGAAATGAAGCTGCTGGAACTGCGGCTGGCCCGGCTGATGCACAGCGAAGCCAGGGAGACGGAGCAAGAAGACCGGGAGCTGATGGCCGAAATTGTTGAGCTGCGGCGAACCATTCAACACCTGCAATAGACCCACCCGCTTCGAGGGTACGAATGGTGAAAAATACAAAAAAATACATTTAGAATAGAGGATCATGTCCTATTTTAGCGAAATCTATATTGAATACAGCTAAAAATGAGGGAGGCACTCTCAAATGAGGGACAAGGGAATCAGAATCATGGTACTGCTGCTGCTGCTATTCAGTATGGCCGTGCCAGTACAGTCCGCTTCGGCGGCGTCCAAAAGCATGAAGGTTAAAGTTACCCTGGTCAGTGCTGTACTGACCGAAAACAATCATGTGGGCAATGAATGGTATACCAAGGCATCAATTAACGGCAAAGAGGTCAGCGAAGGCTCATCTGTGGAACTGGACCTGAAATCAACAGAAAGCGTGAAGCTGAAAGCCTACGCGGAAGAGCAGGATAAGATCCCGGAGTCCGCCACAGCGACTGCTTCTATTAAAGCCTCGGCCATTACCAAAACCGTCAACAAAGCCGTGGAAGTAACTGTAGTCGAAAACCGGGGGCGGTATTCCGGAAATACGGCGACGTGGACGTTTACTTTTGAGGTGCAGAAGCAATAGAACAAACACCTAGGGGGAACGATGAAAACACAGGCATGGCTAAAAATAGGGCTGGCAGTTATTATCATTGTCCTGCTGTATCTCTGGCTGCGGCCACAGCATGTGGAACGCGAATACGAAAGTGTTATTTATTCCAACGACACCAAAATAGTAAAAAGCACAGGAACCCGTCTTACGGGTGAAACTTTCCGGGGACTGCTCCTGTTTACCAAAAGTACATTTAGCGGTACACTCACCGTAGACGGGGATCTGTATTATAAGGTGAAGCTGAAGGATAGCGGAGGCTACTATCTGGGAGTCCTGACGGATTTTAATGCCGATTACTCCACACGTACAACCGGGGTGATTACTGCCTCGAAGAACCTGGACCGGTTCTGGATTACGCTGACCGATCTGGATAAGCGCTACGGCCTTGGGCATGATGAGGGGAATATTTCCGGTCCTGCGAGTACGCTGGAAGAAGCGAAGCAGGTGAGAAAAGACATTTTGGCTGCACACAGACCTTAATTTCTAGAGCATTCTAACGGAGAAATCCGTTGAATGCTCTTTTTTTATGCTCAGGAGACGGGAAAATTGCCCCTTAAAATAAAATTTTGTAATTCTTATTTTTTAATATAAAAATTAAAGGAATTATGCCGAAGGCTGTCGAATTATGGAATCGTTAAAGGGTTTACATCCCGGGCCATCTTAGATTTATTAAAATTATTGGAGGCAGAATTATGAAAAGGAGCTTCAACAATTCAAGACATTCGCTTATCGGAATGTTCCTGCTTGGGATTGCGGTGTTTTTCTGTATACGTCCGGCAGATTTGTACGCAGCGGGTCCTACACCGGACAATTTTACAACAACGAGCTATAGCAGCTTGCCATCAAATGCAATGTCAGCGATGGCTTACGGCAACAACGTGTATATCGCAGTCGGCTATTACGGGGCCATTGTCAAATCGGCAGATGCCGAAACCTGGGTGAATGTAAAAACCAAAGCCGACATTAATTACACGGGTGTGACGGCTCCGGGTTCTTTTACTTTTAACGGGGCGGCTTATGGAAATGGTTTATTTGTTGTTACGGGAAGCGAAGGGGTGATTCTAACCTCTCCGGACGGTAACACGTGGACTCAGCGCAGCTCGGGAGTCACTACTGGAATCTGGAGTACTGAATTTTTAACTTTTAATGGAAGCAGCGCCTTCTACGCAACAACACAAGGGAAGCTGCTGACCTCACCGGACGGGATCAGCTGGACTCCAATCGTTCCAACGGGCGTGGACTCCTCGCTCACGTTAACCAAAGTTACCGTAGGAAACGGCGGCACCCGGTTAGCCGTAGGGGGGGCCAACGGAAGAATTTACTCCACCACGAATGGCACGGCTTGGACCTCGGCCCAGCCCTCAACCGACGAAGGGCAGTCCATTGGCACCAATATGCTGACCTGGATGAATGACCGCTATTATATTTCAGATCCTAGGGCCTACATTTGGACCTCTACGGATCTCTCCACATTTACGCTGCTAGGCCCTCCTTTTAAACAAAATGCCTCTCAACATAACAACCAGATGTTCAATGGCTTTTACGATGGTACCAAGTATTACATGTTCGGTTATGAGTCTCCAAACTATGGAGCAGTGTATACATCGGCGAACGGAACCACTTGGACCATGCAGCCGTTCAAAAATTATTTTGTTACGCAGAACGCACGTTTTCTGAACGGAAAGTACTTTCGCTTGGGCAATGAGGGAATGCTCGTATCCTCAGATGGCGCAGATTGGCGCTATAAATGGGGAGGAGTTTTTACAGAAATTGTTCATGGCAGCGGCTCGCAATATGTTGCGGTTGGGAAAACAGGCGGCGACGGGGCGATCTGGAACTCGACGGATCTTGCAGATTGGAACCAGGTAACGTTGTCCACGAGGACGACAGGTTTCACTGCAGCTGCATACGGAAATAACACTTATGTCGCAGCCGGGGAGACGAATCAGACGACCACAGCGCTGGCCACCTCGCCGGACGGATCCACCTGGACGCTGCGCAGCAGTATAAATGATTCGACCTCTATCACGGATATCGCTTTTGGCAACGGGAAATTCGTTGCGGTAGGTTCCGGGGCGGGAGGTCCGAAAATAAAAACGTCGGCGGACGGTATTGCCTGGCATGAGCCCACTCTGCCCGCGCAGTCCATAGACGCAGTGTACTCTATTGCTTATACCAATAATCAATTCATTGCTCTGGGATATGGCTATAGTGATGAAGGTTATTTGAATGCTGCCAGCATCTGGACATCTCCGGATGGGGAATCCTGGTCTAACCGCTCTGGGACATACCCCAATCAGACGGACGGTTTCAATAACCTTTTGTATGATGGAAGCAAATATGTTTTGACCGGTTATGATTCAAGCACGTATGAGGTGTTTTCCCGTTCCAGCGATGATCTAATCACTTGGAGCAGTCCTACATTAACAGGTACGTATACCAATTTTTCGTCTTCAGCCATGCTGGGGCAAAAAGGGAATAACCTTTATATGCTGGTCTATGACAGCAGCAATAATCCAGTAGTGTATTACACTGCTGACCATGGTTCGACCTGGCAAAATGCCGGTGTGGACATGTCTTCCATTGATCCGAATCTGATTTATTCGCTGATGGAGGCGAATGGAAGAGTGATTCTTTCGGGGAATTCACAATTGGTTATGACAACAACGGGTACCATGGCGCAGGCCGAAGCGCCAACAGCGAACCCGGCCGGAGGTGCGGTGGCATCAGGCACGACAGTTGTGCTGAGCAGTTCGACGAGCGGAGCGGCGATCCACTACACGCTGGACGGCAGCGTGCCGACGGGGAGCAGCCCGGCGTATAGCGGTCCGATTCCAGTCACGAGTGCAGTGACGATCAAGGCCATCGCCGTGAAGGCGGGGATGACGGACAGTGCCGTTATGAGCGAAGCGTACACGATTATGGCGCAGGCCGAAGCGCCAACAGCGAACCCGGCCGGAGGTGCGGTAGCACCGGGCACGACAGTTGTGCTGAGCAGTCCGACGAGCGGAGCGGCGATCCACTACACGCTGGACGGCAGCGTGCCGACGGGGAGCAGCCCGGCGTATAGCGGTCCGATTCCAGTGACGAGTGCGGTGACGATCAAGGCCATCGCCGTGAAGGCGGGGATGGCGGACAGCGCCGTTATGAGCGAAGCGTATACGATTATGGCGCAGGCCGAAGCGCCAACAGCGAACCCGGCCGGAGGTGCGGTAGCACCGGGCACGACGGTAGCGCTGAGCAGTCCGACGAGCGGAGCGGCGATCCACTACACGCTGGACGGCAGCGTGCCGACGGGGAGCAGCCCGGCGTATAGCGGTCCGATTCCAGTGACGAGTGCGGTGACGATCAAGGCCATCGCCGTGAAGGCGGGGATGGCGGACAGCGCCGTTATGAGCGAAGCGTATACGATTATGGCGCAGGCCGAAGCGCCAACAGCGAACCCGGCCGGAGGTGCGGTGGCATCAGGCACGACAGTTGTGCTGAGCAGTTCGATTAGCGGAGCGGCGATCCACTACACGCTGGACGGCAGCGTGCCGACGGGGAGCAGCCCGGCGTATAGCGGTCCGATTCCAGTGACGAGTGCGGTGACGATCAAGGCCATCGCCGTGAAGGCGGGGATGGCGGACAGCGCCGTTATGAGCGAAGCGTATACGATTATGGCGCAGGCCGAAGCGCCAACAGCGAACCCGGCCGGAGGTGCGGTGGCATCAGGCACGACAGTTGTGCTGAGCAGTTCGACGAGCGGAGCGGCGATCCACTACACGCTGGACGGCAGCGTGCCGACGGGCAGCAGCCCGGCGTATAGCGGTCCGATTCCAGTCACCAGTGCGGTGACGATCAAGGCCATCGCGGTGAAGGCGGGGATGACGGACAGTGCCGTTATGAGCGAAGCGTATACGATTATGGCGCAGGCCGAAGCGCCAACAGCGAACCCGGCCGGAGGTGCGGTGGCATCAGGCACGACGGTAGCGCTGAGCAGTCCGACGGGCGGGGCGGCGATCCACTACACGCTGGACGGCAGCGTGCCGACGGGGAGCAGCCCGGCGTATAGCGGTCCGATCACAGTCACGAGTGCAGTGACGATCAAGGCCATCGCCGTGAAGGCGGGGATGACGGACAGTGCCGTTATGAGCGAAGCGTACACGATCTCTGCTGAGCCGGAAACGGACAGTGTCATTAGCCCGGTGAGTGCCGTTTTTGACAAAAAACAGACCCAACAGGCCGATGTGAACATTGAATTAACATTGAATGGAAATACCCTTGCTGGAATCTCAAACGGGATAGCGAATCTTACTGCAGGAACGGATTATACGCTGTCCGGCAGTACGGTAACGATCTCTAAAGCGTATCTCGCATCTTTGGCGACAGGCACCACCAGCTTAACCTTCAGATTTAGTGCAGGAGCAGCGCAGACTTTGGAAATAACAATTACCGACACAACGGTTCCAGTTCCCGGAGTCCCCCTTCTGCAGTCCGCAGTATTCGGGAATGCTCAGGTCCAATTAATCTGGACACCTGTAGAGGGCTCAACCGGGTATAAAATCTTCCAAAGACTGGCTGACGCGGAATACGGCAGCGAAGTCGGTACCGTAAGCGGGTCTGTCTACAGCTATAATGCGGTGAACCTGATGAATGGAACAACCTATTATTTTGTAGTCAAAGCAGCCAATGCTGAAGGGGACAGCGCTGCCTCCAATGAATTAAGCGCTACTCCAAAGACGGCTCCGGGAGCACCAGCCAATGTAACAGCCGTATCCGGAAATGAACTGGCGGTGGTCTCCTTTACGGCCCCTGATTCAGACGGAGGCAGTCCAATTACCGGATATGAGGTGACCTCCTCACCGGGAAATATTGTTGCTTATGGAACCGCAAGCCCCATTACGGTCATTGGACTCACTAACGGGACGGCGTACACTTTTACGGTAAAAGCGGTCAATAGCGCAGGCAGCAGCGCTGCCTCCGCCCTGTCGAATGCGGTAACGCCAGTCGCCCCTTTCAGCGGCGGCGGAGATACTTCTCCTGCTGCGCCTGCTGTACAGCCTGTAGCGACAGTACCACCGGCGGCCACCGGGTTTGATATTCTTGTCAACGACAAGGCAGAGAATGCCGGTACAGTTGTAACGGGCAGCGTAAATGGACAGACGGCTCTGACTGTAGTCATCGATCAGGCCAAGCTGGAAGAAAAGCTTGCCGCAGAAGCCCAAGGCGCTGTAATTACGATTCCGGTAACGATGAAATCGGATATTGTCATTGCCGAGCTGAACGGTCAAATGGTCAAAAACATGGAAGACAAACAGGCAGTACTAGAGTTGAAAAGTGAAAATGCAACCTACACTCTGCCCGCCGGGCAAATCAATATGGATGCGATCCGAAGCCAGTTCGGTACCGCAGTTGCATTGGGAGATATTAAAGTCAAACTTGAAATTGCTGCTCCTAAGGAGGATACGTTAAGAATTGTAGGAAACTCAGCAGTCCAGGGAGGGTTCACGTTGGTTGTACCACCGCTCAATTTTGTGGTGCGGGCCGAATATGGCGGTCAAACGATTGAAATATCCAGATTCAACGCTTACGTAGAACGGCAGATTGCACTTCCGGATGGGGTGGACCCGAACAAAATTACCACAGCCATCGTAGTGGAGCCCAATGGATCGGTAAGACATGTGCCAACCAAGGTTACTACGATGGACCAAAAGTATTATGCAAAAGTGAACAGTCTGACCAACAGCACCTACTCGATCATCTGGCATCCGCTTCAATTCAAGGATGTGGCCGGCCATTGGGCCAAGGATATCGTAAATAACATGGGCTCGCGGCTGATTATTGACGGTACCGGAAATGGGTTGTTCGATCCCGATGCCGATATTACACGCGCTGAATTTGCCGCTGTTATCGTACGCGGACTGGGTCTGAAGCTGGATAGCAGCGCCGCTTCATTTGCGGACGTGAAGGCCGGAGCCTGGTACAGCAGCGCGGTTCAAACAGCCTATGCGTACAATCTGATCAATGGTTTTGAAGATGGTACTTTCCGTCCGGCGGATAAGATCACCCGGGAACAGGCGATGGCGATCATTGCCAAGGCGATGAAGCTTACCTCGTTAAAAGACAAGCTTCCGGTCCAATCGTCAGCAGAGCTGCTGAGTCCGTTCAAGGATGCCGGCAAAGTCTCACACTGGGCGCAGAGCAGCGCTGCGGACAGTATTGCGGCTGGCATTGTCTCAGGGCGCAGCGCTTCAGAGCTGGCACCTCAGGCGTATATTACAAGAGCTGAGGTTGCTGCTATTATTCAAAGATTGCTGCAGAAGTCCAATCTGATATAACTAAAATCCACCCTAACACCTCCGGCTGCTTGGCAGCCGGGGTGTTTTTTTTCTACATATAAGCCAGGACTTCTATATTTTGGGGAAGCGAGGCTTACCCGAATTTAATTTGTATAGGAATTATGATTTCCCTATCTTGTGGATAAGGTGTGTATAAAATTGTGGGTAAGTCTACGTGGATTCAGCGGATTCACCCAACGGGGGGAGGTTTGTAGGATATGATTGCCTTTTTTCAACTGGCGGTGAAGCGGGTGAGCAGTGCTATAGAGATTGAACTTGAGATTTGTCTCTTCATGTGGGATAACCACCATGGATTCTTTGCATGACTGCACTTCGTGCAGTAGAATACTTATGGTTCTGCGTCGAATCGCCTTCTGAGATCTTTCTTTCAGGATAGAATGCGAGTTATGGCCTAAGTAGAAAGAGATTTGCATCGGACTCATATCGGCATCCGCCTCCGCATCGGACGGGCCTGCCTGCATCCATTCCTGCTTTTTTAAGTTCAAATTATTTAGTTGGAAAAAGGGAGCTTATTGCTCTCCAAAATCAACAATTGTGAAGTTATAGTGGAAAAAGGAAACTTAATTGGGCAATATTCCTTCGTCAGGGGCGTATTGAGCCGGATTAGTTA
This genomic window contains:
- the abc-f gene encoding ribosomal protection-like ABC-F family protein; protein product: MTLIKVKNIRKEWNGIPLFANVSFEIAEGERVLLFGRNGIGKTTLLQGLLGRHPFEEGSVYYSLPPEEWGVLDQQLEIQSDISALDYVLSGSPELNDLKRRLERLGWLLQESDGRDEALVAEYGEVYERYLQLDGYGWEAKAEKSLGRLRLDAAVWNLPYRQLSGGQKTRVQLAALLARQPKLLVLDEPTNHLDADTFVWLEEWVRAYPGTVFYVSHDRTFIDRTATAVLELGPQGCRRYPGAYTQYREQKEIEARTLAVQYRKQELEREKLLESIRRYAEWFQQAHRAAGQNDFRRAKAKKNVSRLHAKEASLERLELHRVALPQAVPQLSMKLEGEVFRGDALLDISGIRYAYGEGAALLENFNLTLRRGDRLAVLGSNGAGKSTLLKLIAGLLAPDHGEIRRHPRTRVGYFAQELDDLPLSSTILDSLLELPGMTRTEARTILGCFMFPGEEVFKRIGDLSLGEKCRVAFLRLYFGRANLLVLDEPTNYLDIDTREQVEEALAAYPGGLVIVSHDRYLHAAVANRLLLLERGSKPRLFPGTYEEYAAKERSFVLTPDEQSREGEMKLLELRLARLMHSEARETEQEDRELMAEIVELRRTIQHLQ
- a CDS encoding chitobiase/beta-hexosaminidase C-terminal domain-containing protein, which encodes MKRSFNNSRHSLIGMFLLGIAVFFCIRPADLYAAGPTPDNFTTTSYSSLPSNAMSAMAYGNNVYIAVGYYGAIVKSADAETWVNVKTKADINYTGVTAPGSFTFNGAAYGNGLFVVTGSEGVILTSPDGNTWTQRSSGVTTGIWSTEFLTFNGSSAFYATTQGKLLTSPDGISWTPIVPTGVDSSLTLTKVTVGNGGTRLAVGGANGRIYSTTNGTAWTSAQPSTDEGQSIGTNMLTWMNDRYYISDPRAYIWTSTDLSTFTLLGPPFKQNASQHNNQMFNGFYDGTKYYMFGYESPNYGAVYTSANGTTWTMQPFKNYFVTQNARFLNGKYFRLGNEGMLVSSDGADWRYKWGGVFTEIVHGSGSQYVAVGKTGGDGAIWNSTDLADWNQVTLSTRTTGFTAAAYGNNTYVAAGETNQTTTALATSPDGSTWTLRSSINDSTSITDIAFGNGKFVAVGSGAGGPKIKTSADGIAWHEPTLPAQSIDAVYSIAYTNNQFIALGYGYSDEGYLNAASIWTSPDGESWSNRSGTYPNQTDGFNNLLYDGSKYVLTGYDSSTYEVFSRSSDDLITWSSPTLTGTYTNFSSSAMLGQKGNNLYMLVYDSSNNPVVYYTADHGSTWQNAGVDMSSIDPNLIYSLMEANGRVILSGNSQLVMTTTGTMAQAEAPTANPAGGAVASGTTVVLSSSTSGAAIHYTLDGSVPTGSSPAYSGPIPVTSAVTIKAIAVKAGMTDSAVMSEAYTIMAQAEAPTANPAGGAVAPGTTVVLSSPTSGAAIHYTLDGSVPTGSSPAYSGPIPVTSAVTIKAIAVKAGMADSAVMSEAYTIMAQAEAPTANPAGGAVAPGTTVALSSPTSGAAIHYTLDGSVPTGSSPAYSGPIPVTSAVTIKAIAVKAGMADSAVMSEAYTIMAQAEAPTANPAGGAVASGTTVVLSSSISGAAIHYTLDGSVPTGSSPAYSGPIPVTSAVTIKAIAVKAGMADSAVMSEAYTIMAQAEAPTANPAGGAVASGTTVVLSSSTSGAAIHYTLDGSVPTGSSPAYSGPIPVTSAVTIKAIAVKAGMTDSAVMSEAYTIMAQAEAPTANPAGGAVASGTTVALSSPTGGAAIHYTLDGSVPTGSSPAYSGPITVTSAVTIKAIAVKAGMTDSAVMSEAYTISAEPETDSVISPVSAVFDKKQTQQADVNIELTLNGNTLAGISNGIANLTAGTDYTLSGSTVTISKAYLASLATGTTSLTFRFSAGAAQTLEITITDTTVPVPGVPLLQSAVFGNAQVQLIWTPVEGSTGYKIFQRLADAEYGSEVGTVSGSVYSYNAVNLMNGTTYYFVVKAANAEGDSAASNELSATPKTAPGAPANVTAVSGNELAVVSFTAPDSDGGSPITGYEVTSSPGNIVAYGTASPITVIGLTNGTAYTFTVKAVNSAGSSAASALSNAVTPVAPFSGGGDTSPAAPAVQPVATVPPAATGFDILVNDKAENAGTVVTGSVNGQTALTVVIDQAKLEEKLAAEAQGAVITIPVTMKSDIVIAELNGQMVKNMEDKQAVLELKSENATYTLPAGQINMDAIRSQFGTAVALGDIKVKLEIAAPKEDTLRIVGNSAVQGGFTLVVPPLNFVVRAEYGGQTIEISRFNAYVERQIALPDGVDPNKITTAIVVEPNGSVRHVPTKVTTMDQKYYAKVNSLTNSTYSIIWHPLQFKDVAGHWAKDIVNNMGSRLIIDGTGNGLFDPDADITRAEFAAVIVRGLGLKLDSSAASFADVKAGAWYSSAVQTAYAYNLINGFEDGTFRPADKITREQAMAIIAKAMKLTSLKDKLPVQSSAELLSPFKDAGKVSHWAQSSAADSIAAGIVSGRSASELAPQAYITRAEVAAIIQRLLQKSNLI